From the genome of Malus sylvestris chromosome 13, drMalSylv7.2, whole genome shotgun sequence:
tttCGATTTTTTTTCGATTAATGTTTAATTAGTTATTTCACTTCCTGGAAGTCCTGGACCAAAAAAACATATCCTAAAAGTCATTTGAGTTGTAAGCCGGTTGTAATCTTTATTTAAGGCATGCGGATGTATTAATTTGTATTCATTGAATCATTAATCAATTCAACCCTTTGAGATTTATCTCAACTTTATAGTAGTTTACAGACTTGTTCTTCAAGGGATTTATGTTAGTAACCCTTTTGATTACTCCGTGCTACGGCACGAATGATTATAAATTCAGCAGCATTaaggagaagatgaagaaaatacaCTAGATTAATTCAAACTACATTAGCAAAACAAGAAATCAATACGAGCCCTttgcaatttttctttctttcgagAATATAAGCTAGTCAACTTTGCActgaaaaagataaaagaaaactTATAAAACACGATATAACATGGCGGTGGTGGTAGCTGCTGCTGGCCGCCTTTTTTTTCTAATGAACATATAGCTAGGTAGGTGGCAGTTGTCTATCTTGTTCATCATCATCGTCAACCATGGCGCCGCCGTTCTGGCTGCTGTCGTCGTCCGTATCACACGCGGACACAGGCGCGTCGTAATCAATATCGTGATGGTGAGGTGGCGGGAGCAGGAGAGAAATGGAGGAAGATGAGGAGGTGGTGGAGGAGtgggttttattattaatttggaCGCCAAGGCCAACACTGGGAAGTGGTTCGGTCAGTTGCTTCCCGTCCCGAGGCGGAGAAAACACCACTGGCAGGTAGTGCTCCATGTCGCACGGGAACTTCGAGTTCTTGAAATGCTCCTTCAACGCCTCCAATCCCTTcacattaattaatatttatagcTAATAATAATTAGCAATTTTGATAGTGGATTATGCTGAAATAAAAATGTTTAACGAGGAAGTTAAAGAGACTTGTTACCTGAACTCGAGCGTAGGTGACTTGGCAGATTTTCCTGGAATTGAAGACCTCCCAATGTTGATGGTGAAAGGCTTTGTACAGCCTCCACGTTGCCTGCGGAGTCGTCATGTTCACGAATCCATATCCCACATTGCACTTGTTGCTGTGCTTTCCACACATATGAATTCGACccatgaatttgatatttgacaAATGTGTACCAGAACATACAAAATTTTAATCACAATTTTGGAAATAAAATTTACATCGAGAGAAGATAAAATGATCGCAGAAGCATTTTGGTGACGAACTTCAAACCACTTTTCATTCAAAAATGTTACTTTTATTATCTAATTGTAGCATCAATTGTATCATCTCTCTCATAGAGATGAGACTCATGCGTTGGCAGACcctatctctattagagagataatACAAATGATGGTACAGCTAGGTGATAAATATAGCATAATTCTTTGGATATGATTTTCTTCTTTCCTAATCTCTCTTCCCTTCCCTCCACTCCTATTAATCGGTTCTGGTTAAGTtatgtcaatattttattttaaagttttttatataaaaaacaaaaaacaaaaaaaaaatgtgagacGAAAAGAAGGAAATGAATTATAATAGAAATGGAGAGAATCTTAATTCCTACCTTTTTGGTCGCCGAAGAGAATGTTCATATCTTTacgaaaatcaaataaaaattcatgaccAAGCCGATAgacaattttgtaaattaatcaTTTCAGATATTAAAGTTGatgttttcatcattttagcTAATTCACCTATAAATAATTCGTACAATTATAATTTATAGGTATAATTTTGATATTTCTAAAGAAATcaattaataaaacaaaataataaatccattaaaagaaaaggaaagttaCTTGAAATCAATGGGAAGATAAACGAAATCGTAGGAGGAGAAAGGCTGCTTTTCATCATCACCACCACCGTGATCGCCGGCGCTAATGATCTGTTCATTACAGTGGATACAGTGGTTGTCCAGCATGTTCAACAGCAGCTTCTGACTGCCACAATAATccaccaccaaaaaaaaaaacaacttcatcaCCATCacagcaaaaacaaaaactgaaaaaataaaGAACAGAAATATGAATTGCCCTAAAAATTTTAAACTGAAAACGTTTACCTGTATTTATTGGGTATGTTCTTGATCATGACGGTGGTTCTGGTATCTCCGCTGGTGGATTCCGACAAGGCATCTTCTTTGATTAAAAATTTAGAATCTAACTTCTTCGCTTGTCTTCCCTTCTTCCCCCTACTGCTCTTCGGCTGCTTCGGACTCGTTGCAGTGGCTTCAAGGCTCTGCGAGCTCCCGCAACTCATCTTCTTCGAAGACGAAGACCACCTCTTCTCTTGAATTGCATCCAAATTTAAACCCGCCATTTTGGATTCAACATTGTTTCTGATAATTACCATTCCCTTGCTGCTGCTAGAACTACTTGATCTATTATCGCTCCTAGTCGATGAAAATTGGATTTGCGATGAGGATGTACACAGACGAGGCTGCGGCCCCGCCAATCTAAAACTGTTCGAGCGTCTAGAGAATTTCACAGCCAATTCCGCCGGCGGCAGCGGTGCAAAGAGATTGTGAGGCGAAAGTAGAGTTGGGGCAGTGTGAGCCACCGCATTAAAAAACTTCCGGCTGTGGCCACCGGGCCGACTGAATTGAATCACAACTGATTTTCCGTTGATTTCTTTGCCGTTCATCTCCTCGAGAGCTCTCGCCGCGTCTCTGACGTCGAAGAACTCGATGAATTTTTGGTGCTTCTTCGATGGCGTCTCTCTCAATTCCTTCACAGCACCTGATAAAACTACAAAATTACACCCgacaaaattgaaacaaaatccAGGTCCCATGTTCTTCCATTGGCCATGAAAAACGTAGGACAAAGACCCATGAGACCTACTCCTTAATTATCTCCACAAAAATCCGGAAAAAATAAcgtgaaaaaataaattaatggaGGAAATGCTACCAAAAGCTTGGAATATGTCTTTGAGAGCGGAGGTGGTGACAGCCGGGTCCAAATGGAAAATGACGATGGTGCCCTGATTGTGGCCGTCCAGGACGGCTTTCAAGGCCGGAAAGACGAACTGGGCCCACACGGCCTGCCCCGCGATGAGGCCGCGACCTGGAGGAAACGGAAGCGGGAAAATAGGAGGCGGCAGAGGTGATGTGGCCGTCGTGAACGACAAGGCGGCGTAGTGGTTACGAATCCTGTCTTCCTGCTGCATGTACTGCTCCCGAATCTCCCGCAACGCCCTCTCTGCATGCCTCAGATCGTAGAAATGGACGGTCACGATACCGTCGCACGCCCTCTCCATCTGCACCCACCTCACCTCCCCGAACCCCTCCAACTCCCTCCGCACAGTCCCCTCGCTGACGTCACTCGAAACCCCGTTCAGAAGCACTGCCCGTGTGGCAGCCGCCGTCGGAGGCGGCAACGGTGCGCATACGGTAGCCCCCGCACTAACGTACGCGGCTGGCGCGGAGAACGGAGCGTAAGGTACAACTTCGCTGATTGGCGGGGGTGGGTAGGGATAGTAAACCTGGTGGGGAGATGGAGACGGTGGTAGCAGTTGTGGCGGCGTTTGTGGAGGCCCGAAGATGGGTATTTGGTTCTGGTTACTGGGTCTGAACTCTTGGGCTCCGGGGTCCAGACTTCCCGGAAACCGTACAAAGCTGGTATCTTCCATGTGGTGGATGATGTCGGAAAACCACTGTAAGTAAGGAAAGGCGTGATTATCCGGTGAATAAAAACTGGGAGATATTAGTTGGTTATCTGTTGCTCTGCTCAAATTCCACAACTATCTTCCCGTTTAACagtacatctctctctctcccctctttctctctcaggAAAATGGAACTGGGATCATCTCAAGTGTGGTATAAACTATAAAGAAAAGCAGGCAGAGCTCAAATGTGTCCAGGACGTTataccactttttttttttttttttttaataaacgatgtTAATTACACTAAAAGTAAAATACAATTAGCCTCGTAATAGGCTAGATACCACACGTTGTATCTTTTTCTAAAATTTAACTGttattacaaaaataaaagaattcaaaactattgcagtaatttaaaaaaatgataaattttgAACCCGAATGCATGAGTATTCCTAATATCTTCCTATTGATTATTTTTACAtaaagaattttattttttaattcatgcACTCGGGTAATCCTCATACCCTCCTACTGattaattttacataaaaatttttattttttaattatataataacatgtaatatattttttaaaaacacgTGATATAATAATCCTTTTCCACTACTTTCTTTTCAAACCAAAGTTGCTGAAAATGTACTTCTATCCATTTAAAACACGCCGTGAAATTACCATACTACCCCGGAGTTATCAGATTTTACCGCGGGCATAGTTAGTACGTCGGGGTTATGCTGGTAATTGAGTCCCAGTAAAGGATGAGAAAGAACGTGGGCCGTACACGTGGAAGAGAGGACGAGTGAAGTGTGTGAAGATGCGCGAATGAAGGGGATGGGAGGCTATGGAGGGAAAGGTACAAGCTATTAAGTCGTGAGTTGTGACCCAAAAGAAAAGAGGGATTTCCGTAAACGGACGATAATTATTGCTCTGCTACACCTGCATGTTACTTTTTGAATCCGGATCCTCGTCGTCGGATTCTCCCTGCAAGAATCTCGATAATCTTTAAATCGTCTTTGTTAATAGTACATCATacgaaattattttaaatatttttatttaaaaataaacataaatggTATTTGATAAAAACTTAtaacacgatatacgataaacggacatGATTCACGAATCTTCAAGATTTGAAAAGGATCTTGTTGGGTACCTTTTaaggaaaaataacaaaaaatccTCAAAAACTGTAGGTTTaatcaaaagaacaaaataaatgtgtaagtaaatagtatcataaGTGAGCTAGAAATGTTTTTAacgttaaaaataaaaattatcataaatgtttcattaaaacttcGTACTTTCTAACGCAACCTTGTTTTGACTACTCaccattgttttcttttttctttttgttatctATCATATGTTTTTTGCTTTAAAAAAAGGcataatcggataaatggtccccgtggtgataaggtattcggatgatagtccctgtggtaaaaaaattcggatttaaacccctgtgatttaagtctgttaggatttatgcccttcggtaaataatgctgacgtggctgccacatatatgtcatgtggctgccaaatgtctgccacgtggcaaaaataatatatttttttaaacctgaatttttacaaaaaaaaaaaaaaaaaaaaaccaaaaaccaaaaactccCCCCCCCGCCCTCCGCCCGTTCCCCCACCCCGtcggacttcttcttcttcttcttcttcccgccggagaccagctccccccctccccccgacggagccctctccccgcgcgaccctcctccctctccttcttccttcttcttcttcttcccaccAGTCTCCCCGTgcgactcctccctctccctcttcctccttcttcttcttcttcttcttcttcttcttcttcttcttcttcttcttcttcttcttcttcttcttcttcttcccgccggagaccagctccccccttgccggagccctctccccgcgccctcctccctctccctctccctcttccttcttcttcttcttgcagatctgggttttttttttttttttttttttgtttgtaaaaattcaagttttaaaaaaaaaaaaaaaattattatttttgccacgtggcaaacatttggcagccacgtcagcattatttaatagaagggcataaatcctaacagacttagaccacaggggtttaaatccgaatttttttaccacatgggcTATCATCcaaataccttatgaccacggggaccatttatccaattaggccttaaAAAAATGTACTCCTTGGTATCTTGAGGCTTGAGATTGAGATATACATTTTTTTATGTCTTCGTCATACAAGCGATATTGGGGGACGGTATTCAAATATGGATGCTCGAGTAGTGCACGATTAATGTTCTTATAATTACTTGAATTATAAGCCTTATGATTTGAtggaataaatatatatactgcTTTATTTTTATTCTTGCAATTAATTGAACATTTAATTATTTACTGgtgaacaaaataattaaatttatgtcATATAGTATTGGAAATCTAGGTGCTACCTTAAAAGAATAATTAGGTTAAATCTCTGAGTCAAACAAACAACGAGAGAGAATAATAATATTTGAATAGATCATTAACCtaaaatcaattggtaatatgaCGATTTGTCCAATTTACTTATAAGTTCATGCAACGTCTTTCATTTTCTTGATGTAAAATTAATACTCTTAACATACTCATTCAAATGCGGTAAATTTTGAAGCCTAGTATGTAAACAATACATATTGATCAGTGAAGTAAAGTCCGTGTGACCATGAACTTCACACACGAGATAATTTGCTGATATCATAAAAAATGTTAAAGTTTCACTATAATACCAATTAGTACTCTCAGCAGTCGTTTTACAAGTGTATACATGCAACATGGGAAACAGGAAAAGCTTTTACTTGCTTGGTTCAAGAATGTCCGCAGATTGTTGGCATTACCACTCGCTAATTATTATTTCCAATTCTTTTAATTTGTACAATATATATGTTTAATCATCGTATTACTCCGATTCGTACATAGTTTGGTTGATGTCTGCAAGGAAGAAGGTGCTTCGCGGTATTCAAT
Proteins encoded in this window:
- the LOC126595141 gene encoding protein terminal ear1-like — protein: MEDTSFVRFPGSLDPGAQEFRPSNQNQIPIFGPPQTPPQLLPPSPSPHQVYYPYPPPPISEVVPYAPFSAPAAYVSAGATVCAPLPPPTAAATRAVLLNGVSSDVSEGTVRRELEGFGEVRWVQMERACDGIVTVHFYDLRHAERALREIREQYMQQEDRIRNHYAALSFTTATSPLPPPIFPLPFPPGRGLIAGQAVWAQFVFPALKAVLDGHNQGTIVIFHLDPAVTTSALKDIFQAFGAVKELRETPSKKHQKFIEFFDVRDAARALEEMNGKEINGKSVVIQFSRPGGHSRKFFNAVAHTAPTLLSPHNLFAPLPPAELAVKFSRRSNSFRLAGPQPRLCTSSSQIQFSSTRSDNRSSSSSSSKGMVIIRNNVESKMAGLNLDAIQEKRWSSSSKKMSCGSSQSLEATATSPKQPKSSRGKKGRQAKKLDSKFLIKEDALSESTSGDTRTTVMIKNIPNKYSQKLLLNMLDNHCIHCNEQIISAGDHGGGDDEKQPFSSYDFVYLPIDFNNKCNVGYGFVNMTTPQATWRLYKAFHHQHWEVFNSRKICQVTYARVQGLEALKEHFKNSKFPCDMEHYLPVVFSPPRDGKQLTEPLPSVGLGVQINNKTHSSTTSSSSSISLLLPPPHHHDIDYDAPVSACDTDDDSSQNGGAMVDDDDEQDRQLPPT